The genomic interval GGTGGATGTGGTCGCCGTCGGTGTCGATGGCGCGCTCGACCCACAGGACCTCGATGATGGTCCAGAAGAGCAGCACCAGCGGGATCGCGAGCACCACGCCCAGGAAACCGAAGAGGCTGCCGAAGAGGAGCAGCGCGAAGATGGTCACCAGCGGGTGCACGTCGGCCGCCTTCGACATGGCCCACGGGATGATGATGTGGTTCTCGAACTGCTGCACGCCGATGGCGGCCACGGCGGTCCACATCCCCTTCGTGGGGCTGTCCAGGAACGCGACCGACGTGGCGACCAGCCCGCCGATCCACGGGCCGGCCAGCGGGATGAACTCGGCGATCCCGCTGATCACGCCCAGCAGCAGGGCGTTGGGCACGCCGATGATCCAGAACAGGATGCAGCTCAGCGCCCCCACGCACGCCATCCCGATTAGCGTGCCTTTCAGCCAGCCCAGGATGCGGCCCGCGAGCAATTCCAGGATGCGGCGCACGGCGGGGCGGAGGTCGCGCGGTGCCACGCGCATCACCCCGTCCAGCAGGTTGCGGTTGGGGTTGGCGACCGCGAAGAGCCCGCCGAAGAGGATGAAGACGGGGATGGCGAGAAGCTCCACCAGCCCGCGGGCCTTGCCCAGGATGCTCTTGCCCGCCGAGCCGTGCAGCAGGTTGTCCTGCACGGCCGACAGCGTCTCCGGGCTGATCAGGTTCACGTTCAGGCCCGTGGTCTCGCGCAGCCAGCCTTCCCAGCCGTGCAGCCGCGTCTCCATCATGGGCGCCTGGCCGGCCAGGCTGCGCACTTGCCCGATGAGCGCGCCGATGCCGAACGTGAGCGCCGCCCCGATGCAGGCGAAGATGAAGAGGCCCACGGCCGCCGTCATCCACTTGCGCTTGGCGGGCAGGCGGCGGATGAGCGCGTTGAGCGCCACGGCCAGGATCGCGGTAGCGTACAGCAGCAGCAGGACGTGCGAGATCTCCGCGAAGAAGCGGTAGAAGAACGCGAACAGGAAGAAGAGGCCCACCGCCTTGTACAGGTGCTCCGGCCGCAGCGGCACGGGGCCGAAGGGCTCCCGGCGCGCCGCCACCGCGGCGGGCGGCACGCTCGACGTCTCCTCGGGGCGGGGCTGGTCCGGCATGGCATCTCGTCCGCTGGGGAATTCCGCAGTGCGCCGCGGCTGCGGCCCGTGCCGGAAAGGCAAGGTCCGCACCAGTGCCCCACCCCGGCGTTGCGCGGAAGCGCAAGGCACGCGAAAAGCGGGACCCGCCGCGCATCCCGGCAGGTCCCGCTCTCGTCGTCCGCTCCGCATCTCCCGAACACCGACGCCAAACGCCGCCGTCCATCTCCCGAACCGGTGGACGATGCCGATCCGCCGATGTCCATCCACCGAAAGCAGCGCGAATCTGCCGCGCGCCGCCAGCACTCACCCGGCGCGGCGTTGGTCCAGGAGGCGAGCCACCTCCGCGGCGACGAGGCGCGGGTTCACCGGCTTGGAGAGCACCGCGTCCGCCCCCGCCTCGCGCGCCATGCGGGCCAGGTCGCCCACCACCGATGCGGTGAAGAGCAGCACGGGCACGCCGCTGGTGACCGGGTCCGCGCGCAGGGCGCGGCACACCTGGAAGCCATCCATGCGCGGCATGGCCACGTCCAGCAGCACCAGATCCGGCGGGTCGTCGCGGGCCAGGCTGAGGCCCGCGGCGCCGTCGGGCGCCTCGCGCACCGTGTAGCCCAGGTGCTCCAGCATGGCGCGCTGGATGCGGCGCTCGTCGGGCTGGTCGTCGATCACCAGCACCGTTGGCGGTGTGTGCTGCACGCGAGAGCCTCCGCGCCGTGGGTGGAGCGCGGCGGCGCGGGGCCGCCGCTAGTCGTCGTCCTCGTCGTCGTCGTCGTCGGGCGACTCGTAGCCCGCGCCCTCTTCCTCGATGAGGTCGGTGAGCTGGGCGCCCCAGGCGCTCTCCAGCAGGCGCTTGACCCGCGGGAAGCGCGCCATGATCTCGGCCATCTCGGGCGTCACGAACAGCTCCGTCACGTCCGAGCGCTTGTAGTTGGCGCCCTCGTCGTCTTCCAGGAAGCCCTTCAGCTCGTCGATCAGGTCCTTCAGGTCGTTCACCAGCTCGCTGGGGAAGTGGCCCTCGTCCAGCGCCACCGCGCTCTCCACCCAGTCGTGTACCTGCGAGACCAGCGAGTCGAATCGCTCTTCCGCGCGTGCGTTGCTCATCCCGGTCGCTCTCCTGACAGTTTTGCCCAAATGGCGGCGGCGGGGTGGTCCCGCCACGCGTGAACAGCCGCCTTCCAACCGGAGCGGGCGGGTGTCGAGACACACACATACAGGGTGCGGCGCGGCTCGGCAAGGCTTTGGGCAGTGATTCGAGAGCGGCGGCTGGGCTTCGTCTCGGCGGGCCGCTCCGGAGCCCGGTGGCGATACTGCCTGCCACCGGTCTCCTGCGCGGGATCGGGGAGCCTCCTCCTCCGGCGGGCGATACTGCCTGCCC from Longimicrobiaceae bacterium carries:
- a CDS encoding AI-2E family transporter, encoding MPDQPRPEETSSVPPAAVAARREPFGPVPLRPEHLYKAVGLFFLFAFFYRFFAEISHVLLLLYATAILAVALNALIRRLPAKRKWMTAAVGLFIFACIGAALTFGIGALIGQVRSLAGQAPMMETRLHGWEGWLRETTGLNVNLISPETLSAVQDNLLHGSAGKSILGKARGLVELLAIPVFILFGGLFAVANPNRNLLDGVMRVAPRDLRPAVRRILELLAGRILGWLKGTLIGMACVGALSCILFWIIGVPNALLLGVISGIAEFIPLAGPWIGGLVATSVAFLDSPTKGMWTAVAAIGVQQFENHIIIPWAMSKAADVHPLVTIFALLLFGSLFGFLGVVLAIPLVLLFWTIIEVLWVERAIDTDGDHIHPVVSE
- a CDS encoding response regulator, yielding MQHTPPTVLVIDDQPDERRIQRAMLEHLGYTVREAPDGAAGLSLARDDPPDLVLLDVAMPRMDGFQVCRALRADPVTSGVPVLLFTASVVGDLARMAREAGADAVLSKPVNPRLVAAEVARLLDQRRAG